CACCTGCCGCTTCTGCCAGCAGCCGCTTCAGGCAGCGCGTCGCGCCGCGCTCGAAGCTCACTTCAACGATGCGTTCGCGGGCTTTCAGAAAGATCTTTCCGAGCTTCTCTCAAAACTGAATAAGGCCAAGCAGTCTGTGGCTTCGCTGTCGTTGCCAGATGATTCACGCTTCTATGAAGCACTCGAACATGAAGTGTCCACGGCGCGCGCAAAGGTTTTATCGGCGAAAGAAGAGACCGAAGCCGCGCTCGATGCCCTCATCGCGCGTGTCGAGGCTAAGCGCGATCAGCCGTTCGCACCCATCACCACGCAGGAACAAGCTACGGCGAATCCTTCCTCGATGACCGACTCAGTCGCCGCATTCAACGAGATCGTGGAAAGGCACAATCGCATCTCCCAAGACTTCACGGCGTCAGTCAACAGTGCGTGCGAAAAGCTCGAAGCCTCGTATGTCGCGGAGGCATACGCCGAGTTTGTCCGGCTCACGGATGCGGTAAAGGCCGCGGCTACCGAGCTGAATGTATTAACTGCTAAACAGGCCGAAATCAAGGCACAGATCGCTGAACTGGAACGCGCGATCCTCGACCATCGCCGTGGCGCTGACGAGCTGACTGCAGAGCTACGCGCTTACCTTGGGCGCGACGAGCTGCGATTCGAGGTGAAGGGCACTGGCTACGCGCTGACCCGCGGCGGCCAGTATGTCGCGCACTTGAGCGATGGAGAGCGCACGGCGATTGCGTTCCTGTATTTTCTGAAGTCGTTACAGGACAGAGCATTCGACTTGAAGAATGGGATTGTCGTCATTGATGATCCGGTATCGAGCCTCGATGACAACGCACTGTTCTCAGCCTTCGGTTACATGAAGGATCGCACCAAGGATGCGGGGCAGCTTTTCATCTTGACGCACAGCTTCTCGTTTTTCCGGCTGGTGAAAAACTGGTTCCATCACTTGCCGGGGCAACGAAAGAAAAAGATCGAAGACAGACCCGGTCGTTTCTTCTTGCTTCGTACCCGACGTCACACGGACGGGTCACGCACCAGCGAGTTAGGCCATCTTGATCCTCTGCTTGAGGAGTACGAATCGGAGTACCAGTACCTGTTCAAGCGCGTCCACGACGAGGCTCAGCGTAATGATGTAGTTGAGCTCGAACACCACTACGGATTGCCCAATGTCGCACGTCGCTTGCTTGAGGCTTTCCTTGCCTTCAAGTTCCCCGAGATAAGAGGTGAGGGGGTGCTTTACAAGCGACTCGAGCGGGTAGATTTTGACGGAGCAAAGAAGACCCGCATTCTCCGCTTGCTCGACACGTACTCACATGCTGATGCAATCCCCGATCCTGAGCACGACCTTTCTCTCCTTGCTGAGACGCAGCCCGTACTGCGTGAGGTACTAGAGCTGATGGAGGCTGTCGACAGGGATCATTACCTCGGGCTTATCAAGATGGTTGCTCCGTCTTCCGTCGAAGAACAAGGAGAACCGTAATGGCGTTTCTGTCGGAGGCCGCCGTGGAGCAAGCGCTGTTGGATCAGCTGCGCGATCTCGGTTACGGCATCGAGCGCGAGGAGGACATCGGCCCCGATGGACACCGACCGGAGCGAGAGAGCCACGACGAGGTCGTGCTGAAAAAACGCTTCGAGGCGGCCGTTGCCCGCCTGAACCCCGGCCTGCCAGCGCAGGCGCTGCAGGAGGCGGTGTGGCGGGTGATGCAGTCCGAGCTGCCCTCGCTGCTCGAAGAAAACCGCCGCCTGCACAAGCTGATGACGGAAGGTGTGGACGTGGCTGTACAGACCGTTCTGCAGCAGGCTGAGGCGCTGTCTTCTGAATGGGCTGTGCCAAAATCAAGAACTGGTGGTGCACGTGGTTAACGTCATTCTCATAAAGATTCATACATATAGATCGTTTGCCAGCAAATCATTAGGCTGCGTAATCAGGGCGAGCTATGGACGTTAAAACGGCGGCTGGGCCCATCGGGCATCTTGGGCAGGTATTTGACACCGACAGGCATCAACGCTTTCAGGTTGGCGACGCCATGCCTGGCCGCCAGCTGACTTGCCGACAGGCTGGAGCTCTGAATTGCCCGACGGATCGCCGGTGTTATCCGCCCGTTCTGGTGAAGTTTAACCGGCATGACCGATTGGCCGTAGGGGTTCCCGTTCGCCTTCACGAGCTGTCTGCTTGAAAACAAGCATCCCTTCTCACAAGTATATATTCTTCCGTGCCCCAACACGTAACGGCAGCACAGTTCTCAGACCAGCCGGGTGAATTCAGTGAAAATCAATACCTTGAAAAAAGCAGTCACTCAGCTCAGTATCGGAGATTCATGATGAACCCATCAAAAATTTTCGCCTTGGCCATCGCGTGCGGTATCGTTCTGTTGACGTTCAACTGGATGGCTCAGGCTCAGGTAATGTATGAACCGCTTCAGAACAAGGCGCCGCTGAGCATCTACAAGTATCCGAGAGTCAAGCTGGGTGCTGACCTGGAAGCAAATCTCACCCTGATCAAAGCCGATAACGGAAGGCTCAATATTACCGGCACAGTAACAAATGTGGGCAAAAGCAGTTGCAAGACAGCATCCGTGGCTGAACTGATTATGAATCTGGGTTATGCTCCACAGTATTCTTACGCGAAAACCGGTGTGTCGGACATTCTTGTTTCCAGGTCTTTCAACAATCTCAAGGCGGGCGATTCCATAGTGGTCAATGCGGTTTACCAGATTCCGGATTTTGGCGGCTGGGCATCCGCCAATCTGCCAGGCAATGCCAAACGCCTTTTCACCCTCCGCGTCATCAAGCAGGATGCTTCATCCTACAAACCAGATGAAGACAGCAATATCGAGAACAATGTCGCAGACGACGTTGTGTTCTATCGGGATTTGACACACTGAAAGAGTGGCGCAATGAATGACTTTGAGGCATTGGTCAAGATGGCATGGTCGCAATATGGCCATAAGGTTGGCTTGATCGATATCCAGGTTGAAGGAAGACCCGGCATCGGTTTCAGGTACAAATTTTCGGAATCAGGTTTGGCCGGCCGCTTTATGCGCCTGAGGCGGCTTCATAACAGCTATGAGCCAATGTTTGCCAATACCCCCTCAGGTACGAAGGGTACGAAGGGAATGATGCCGTGGAAATCTGGGAGCAACTGACAAGGGATACTGAGCCTTTGATGGAGAGGTGAGGTTTCGTTGGCCGAACTTTTTCTTCCTTTTTCCCTTCCTTGAGTGCGGTTTGCGAATTGTGCCTTCCATAACTTGGAACTGAAATAATGGTTATCGGCGACGTCGTTTGCGCCATCATCGAGCGTGATGGCCGGTTTCTCATAGCCCGGAGACCGGAGGGGAAACATCTTGCACGGAAATGGGAGTTCCCGG
The nucleotide sequence above comes from Chlorobaculum tepidum TLS. Encoded proteins:
- a CDS encoding ATP-binding protein, translating into MKLTRIAKLRLRVFRDFAWPTELHPFARFNVIYGWNGSGKTTLSWLLSLVEKKATLPEAEGEARLEFDGTTKVAGSAFASAHLPQVRVFNRDFINATLSQTSGIAPIYFLGEDSIEKQARVEQLKQELATIISKLKASEAGKTKAESTLDDFCKGRAKVIKELLTSANSQTYNNYDKRNFKRAVEAMDSQRAAGAVLSDDQKAQLHSQKNAQPKPLVGKVVAPSIELDALTSKVDTLVGRSVVAQTLDELTSNAKLAVWVQEGLHLHSGEHATDTCRFCQQPLQAARRAALEAHFNDAFAGFQKDLSELLSKLNKAKQSVASLSLPDDSRFYEALEHEVSTARAKVLSAKEETEAALDALIARVEAKRDQPFAPITTQEQATANPSSMTDSVAAFNEIVERHNRISQDFTASVNSACEKLEASYVAEAYAEFVRLTDAVKAAATELNVLTAKQAEIKAQIAELERAILDHRRGADELTAELRAYLGRDELRFEVKGTGYALTRGGQYVAHLSDGERTAIAFLYFLKSLQDRAFDLKNGIVVIDDPVSSLDDNALFSAFGYMKDRTKDAGQLFILTHSFSFFRLVKNWFHHLPGQRKKKIEDRPGRFFLLRTRRHTDGSRTSELGHLDPLLEEYESEYQYLFKRVHDEAQRNDVVELEHHYGLPNVARRLLEAFLAFKFPEIRGEGVLYKRLERVDFDGAKKTRILRLLDTYSHADAIPDPEHDLSLLAETQPVLREVLELMEAVDRDHYLGLIKMVAPSSVEEQGEP